From the Tistrella bauzanensis genome, one window contains:
- a CDS encoding biotin/lipoyl-binding protein, translated as MKRIIGVLVVLAVLGAAGWYGAAWWTHGRFVESTDDAYVHSDIANIAPRVAGQVVAVAVADNSTVAEGAVLFRIDDAD; from the coding sequence ATGAAGCGGATCATCGGTGTGTTGGTGGTGCTGGCGGTGCTTGGGGCCGCGGGCTGGTATGGCGCTGCCTGGTGGACCCATGGCCGCTTCGTCGAAAGCACCGATGATGCCTATGTGCACAGCGACATCGCCAATATCGCGCCGCGCGTGGCGGGGCAGGTGGTCGCGGTGGCGGTGGCCGACAACAGCACGGTCGCCGAAGGGGCGGTGCTGTTCCGGATCGACGATGCCGATTAA
- a CDS encoding ABC transporter substrate-binding protein, giving the protein MSKPVMIAAALLAAATCLPLVAGHAAAGTASGDLVVYTSTPAKAMADLVAAFNTAEPDVAVSVFRSGTTEVMAKLAAEFAAGAPEPDVLLIADSVTMAGLKADGRLAAWPDAPVDGLAPDSHDPDNTWFGTKIIATGIVWNTAAGVPAPGGWQDLAGPAATGRVVMPSPLYSGAATIHVGTLSADEALGWSYFEALKANGASAVQGNGAVLDAVATGRAAYGVIVDFMAFNAAAKGSPVAFVYPADGVTAVTEPVAVLKTARNPEAAWAFVGWLLSDAGQRFTVAQGYMPLRADAGSPPGRPAVDAITIRTVSPEQLARTSDKTRRRFAALFGG; this is encoded by the coding sequence ATGTCGAAGCCGGTCATGATCGCAGCCGCCCTGCTGGCCGCAGCGACCTGTCTGCCCCTGGTCGCCGGCCATGCCGCCGCCGGAACCGCATCCGGGGATCTGGTGGTCTATACCTCGACCCCGGCGAAGGCGATGGCCGATCTGGTCGCGGCGTTCAACACCGCCGAACCGGATGTGGCGGTCAGCGTCTTCCGATCGGGCACGACCGAAGTGATGGCCAAACTGGCGGCCGAATTCGCCGCCGGCGCGCCCGAACCCGACGTGCTGCTGATCGCCGACAGCGTCACCATGGCCGGACTGAAGGCCGATGGCCGGCTCGCCGCCTGGCCCGACGCGCCGGTGGACGGGCTGGCCCCCGACAGCCATGACCCCGACAATACCTGGTTCGGCACCAAGATCATCGCCACCGGCATCGTCTGGAACACGGCCGCCGGCGTGCCTGCCCCCGGCGGCTGGCAGGATCTGGCCGGCCCAGCCGCCACCGGCCGGGTGGTGATGCCAAGCCCGCTCTATTCGGGTGCCGCCACCATCCATGTCGGCACGCTCAGCGCCGACGAGGCATTGGGCTGGTCCTATTTCGAGGCGCTGAAGGCGAACGGCGCCAGCGCCGTCCAGGGCAATGGCGCGGTGCTCGACGCTGTGGCCACCGGCCGTGCCGCCTATGGCGTGATCGTCGATTTCATGGCCTTCAACGCCGCCGCCAAGGGATCGCCGGTGGCCTTCGTCTATCCGGCGGACGGCGTCACGGCGGTGACCGAGCCGGTGGCGGTGCTGAAGACCGCCCGCAACCCTGAAGCGGCGTGGGCCTTCGTGGGCTGGCTGCTGTCGGATGCCGGCCAGCGCTTCACCGTCGCCCAGGGCTATATGCCGCTGCGCGCCGATGCGGGCAGCCCGCCCGGCCGACCGGCTGTCGATGCCATCACCATCCGCACTGTGTCCCCTGAGCAACTCGCCCGTACCAGTGACAAGACCCGGCGCCGGTTCGCCGCCCTCTTCGGCGGGTGA
- a CDS encoding ABC transporter permease, producing MAAGGLLLRLAGPAGDPRAARAGLLPVVAALLLAGLPLALLAIEAIATTSSATGIDQARVADAALNTIVTAIISTTIALTLGGGLALLVALTDMPGRRALGGLALLPMLIPSQIAALAWGRLFDPAGPVAGWLGLTSFGGHPLEGAAGVWLVMGLEHSPIGFLAVIGAATRIPAEPAEAARIAGAGPTLALAVAARPLIRPALAAAAALGLISAAGNFGVPALLGIPGAYPVMATLIYQQMSGFGPAGLGDVARLAALLGLGTLILLHLSGRAAGRAARVADSGRIIGRLPLRRGRRLLAVLVWVPMLAISLGPLLALIAASLVPAPGVPLTATTASLDGFRMMVDPRHGALGAMATSAVLASLAAMASVLIAVPIGLFAARGGRAARLGAGAFDLALAMPGTVFAIAVILMLLPPLPGLGVSLYGTPFILLAAYLGRFPALVLAPVMAAAGRLDPAPEQAARLAGAGVARRILAGTWPALAGPAAGGALLVLLTAFNELTLSALLWSRGAETIGVAIYARQAEGDTAAAAALALASLVASLALALTGLRLLARLPGLNAAFGDQR from the coding sequence ATGGCCGCCGGCGGGTTGCTGCTGCGCCTGGCCGGCCCCGCCGGCGATCCACGGGCGGCACGGGCCGGGCTGCTGCCGGTGGTGGCGGCGCTGCTGCTGGCGGGCCTGCCGCTGGCCCTGCTGGCGATCGAGGCCATTGCCACGACATCCAGCGCCACCGGCATCGACCAGGCGCGGGTGGCGGACGCGGCGCTGAACACCATCGTCACCGCCATCATCTCCACCACCATCGCGCTGACGCTGGGCGGCGGGCTGGCACTTCTGGTGGCCCTGACCGACATGCCCGGGCGGCGCGCGCTCGGCGGTCTTGCCCTGCTGCCGATGCTGATCCCCAGCCAGATCGCGGCGCTGGCCTGGGGCCGGCTGTTCGATCCGGCGGGGCCGGTCGCCGGCTGGCTGGGCCTGACCAGCTTTGGCGGCCATCCCCTGGAGGGCGCCGCCGGCGTCTGGCTGGTGATGGGCCTGGAACACAGCCCGATCGGCTTTCTGGCGGTGATCGGCGCCGCGACCCGCATCCCGGCCGAGCCGGCGGAGGCGGCGCGCATCGCTGGCGCCGGCCCGACCCTGGCGCTGGCCGTGGCGGCCCGGCCGCTGATCCGCCCGGCGCTGGCGGCCGCCGCCGCCCTGGGGCTGATCTCGGCCGCGGGCAATTTCGGCGTCCCGGCATTGCTGGGCATCCCTGGCGCCTATCCGGTGATGGCGACCTTGATCTATCAGCAGATGTCGGGTTTCGGCCCGGCGGGCCTGGGTGATGTGGCCCGGCTTGCCGCCCTGCTGGGATTGGGCACCCTGATCCTGCTGCATCTGTCAGGCCGGGCGGCGGGCCGCGCGGCCCGTGTCGCCGACAGCGGCCGCATCATCGGGCGGCTGCCGCTGCGGCGCGGCCGCCGGCTGCTGGCGGTGCTGGTCTGGGTGCCGATGCTGGCGATCAGCCTGGGGCCGTTGCTGGCCCTGATCGCGGCATCGCTGGTGCCGGCGCCGGGTGTGCCGCTCACCGCCACCACCGCCAGCCTCGACGGCTTCAGAATGATGGTCGACCCCCGCCATGGCGCCCTCGGCGCCATGGCGACCTCGGCCGTGCTCGCAAGCCTCGCCGCCATGGCCTCTGTGCTCATCGCGGTGCCGATCGGCCTGTTCGCCGCCCGTGGCGGCCGGGCGGCCCGGCTGGGCGCCGGCGCCTTCGATCTGGCGCTGGCCATGCCGGGCACGGTGTTCGCCATCGCCGTCATCCTGATGCTGCTGCCGCCGCTTCCGGGTCTTGGCGTCAGCCTGTACGGCACACCGTTCATCCTGCTCGCCGCCTATCTGGGCCGCTTTCCAGCACTGGTGCTGGCACCGGTGATGGCGGCGGCCGGCAGGCTGGATCCGGCGCCGGAACAGGCGGCGCGGCTGGCGGGCGCCGGGGTGGCGCGCCGTATTCTGGCCGGCACCTGGCCCGCGCTGGCCGGCCCCGCCGCTGGCGGCGCGCTGCTGGTGCTGCTGACCGCCTTCAACGAACTCACCCTGTCGGCGCTGCTGTGGTCGCGCGGCGCCGAGACCATCGGGGTCGCGATCTATGCCCGGCAGGCCGAAGGCGACACCGCTGCCGCCGCCGCGCTGGCGCTTGCCAGTCTGGTCGCCTCGTTGGCACTGGCGCTGACGGGCCTGCGCCTGCTCGCCCGCCTGCCCGGCCTCAACGCCGCCTTCGGAGACCAGCGATGA
- a CDS encoding ABC transporter ATP-binding protein, with protein MTDRPVLHAASGMVRDTAGGPAAMPALAIRGLTRRLGRKTVLDHVDLDVAPGEFLALLGPSGCGKTTLLRLIAGLDGADDGRIRIAGRPVDHDGRMLVPAEARGVGMVFQSYALWPQMTVAENVAFALKRARRGPAETAARVTAALDTVGLAEHADTMPDRLSGGQRQRVALARVLAAAPALVLMDEPLANLDPHLRRGIGDEIRRLHDATGAATVYVTHDQTEAMTLADRIAVMDQGRIAQVAAPAELYDQPADTATARFVGQGAMVSAMVLRGETAGRVPVRIGGGDAVIRAAPGTLAGPAHVVLRPEALVPAPAGTTGSLPAFVSRRTFEGGGHLLRLAAPWAGEPLLMRTGRHAPDTGETIGVLVRDGWVLPRA; from the coding sequence ATGACCGACCGGCCCGTGCTTCATGCGGCATCGGGAATGGTGCGCGACACGGCCGGCGGGCCCGCGGCCATGCCAGCCCTTGCCATTCGCGGCCTTACCCGCCGCCTTGGACGGAAGACGGTTCTGGATCATGTCGATCTGGACGTGGCGCCAGGGGAATTCCTGGCGCTGCTGGGCCCGTCCGGTTGCGGCAAGACCACGCTGCTCCGGCTGATCGCGGGGCTCGACGGCGCCGATGACGGCCGCATCCGCATCGCCGGACGCCCGGTCGATCATGACGGCCGGATGCTGGTACCGGCCGAGGCGCGGGGCGTGGGCATGGTGTTCCAGTCCTATGCGCTGTGGCCGCAGATGACGGTGGCGGAAAACGTCGCCTTCGCGCTGAAACGCGCCCGGCGCGGCCCGGCCGAAACCGCGGCGCGGGTGACGGCGGCCCTGGATACGGTGGGGCTGGCCGAACACGCGGATACCATGCCCGACCGGTTATCGGGCGGCCAGCGCCAGCGGGTTGCCCTGGCCCGGGTGCTGGCGGCGGCGCCGGCCCTGGTGCTGATGGATGAACCGCTGGCCAATCTGGACCCGCATCTGCGCCGCGGCATCGGCGACGAGATCCGCCGCCTGCACGATGCGACCGGTGCCGCCACGGTCTATGTCACCCATGACCAGACCGAGGCGATGACCCTGGCCGACCGGATCGCGGTGATGGATCAGGGCCGCATCGCGCAGGTCGCGGCACCGGCTGAACTCTATGACCAGCCTGCCGATACCGCCACCGCCCGCTTCGTGGGCCAGGGCGCCATGGTGTCGGCCATGGTGCTGCGCGGCGAAACCGCCGGCCGGGTGCCGGTCCGGATCGGTGGCGGCGACGCGGTCATCCGCGCGGCACCCGGCACGCTGGCCGGCCCCGCCCATGTGGTGCTGCGCCCGGAAGCCCTGGTGCCGGCGCCGGCCGGCACCACCGGCAGCCTGCCCGCCTTCGTCAGCCGTCGGACGTTCGAAGGCGGCGGCCATCTGCTGCGCCTCGCGGCCCCCTGGGCAGGTGAGCCGCTGCTGATGCGCACCGGCCGCCACGCGCCCGATACCGGCGAGACCATCGGCGTGCTGGTCCGCGACGGCTGGGTGCTGCCGCGCGCCTGA
- a CDS encoding NAD(P)/FAD-dependent oxidoreductase, with translation MSADVVIIGGGVMGSAVACFLGHDPAFTGRVLVVERDAGYARASSALSAGSIRQQFSTPANIRMSQFGFALLSDPAPWLAVDGAVPDLGLVRRAYLILAGADNGADDAAGAAGAHLAAVHAAQAEAGAQALLLDPAAMAARFAWLNTDGLAGGTLGLDGEGWFDGWALLQALKRRARAAGAVYIEDRVTGLDLSGPADGPRRVTDVRLASGGRISAGQVVNAAGPFAADIAAMAGIDLPVRPRCRSVFVFDCAHGPHDAPLVVDPTGVYMRPEGDRFICGWSPGAGDADPDSPELVVDHSQFEDRIWPALAARIPAFERLRPGASWAGHYEMNVFDANALIGAVPQVPNLLMINGFSGHGLQQAPAAGRGVAELITHGRFTSLDLGQFTPERVAAGARLVELAVI, from the coding sequence TTGAGCGCCGATGTGGTGATCATCGGCGGCGGGGTGATGGGCTCGGCGGTGGCGTGCTTTCTGGGCCATGACCCGGCATTCACCGGCCGTGTGCTGGTGGTGGAACGTGATGCCGGCTATGCCCGCGCATCGTCGGCCCTGTCGGCCGGGTCGATCCGTCAGCAATTCTCCACCCCCGCCAATATCCGGATGTCGCAATTCGGCTTCGCGCTGCTGTCCGACCCGGCGCCATGGCTGGCCGTGGACGGCGCGGTGCCGGATCTGGGGCTGGTGCGCCGGGCCTATCTGATACTGGCTGGCGCCGACAATGGCGCGGACGATGCCGCCGGTGCCGCCGGCGCCCATCTGGCCGCGGTTCATGCAGCACAGGCGGAAGCCGGTGCGCAGGCACTGCTGCTGGACCCGGCGGCGATGGCGGCCCGCTTTGCGTGGCTGAACACCGATGGTCTGGCCGGCGGCACGCTGGGGCTGGATGGCGAAGGCTGGTTCGACGGCTGGGCGCTGCTTCAGGCGCTGAAGCGGCGCGCGCGCGCCGCCGGCGCGGTCTATATCGAGGACAGGGTGACCGGGCTGGACCTGAGCGGCCCGGCGGATGGCCCGCGCCGGGTGACGGATGTGCGGCTGGCATCGGGCGGGCGAATTTCGGCCGGACAGGTGGTGAACGCGGCCGGCCCCTTTGCCGCCGACATCGCCGCCATGGCCGGTATCGACCTGCCGGTGCGGCCGCGCTGCCGGTCGGTCTTCGTGTTCGACTGCGCCCACGGCCCCCATGACGCGCCGCTGGTGGTGGATCCCACGGGCGTCTATATGCGCCCCGAAGGCGACCGCTTCATCTGTGGCTGGTCGCCGGGCGCCGGCGATGCCGACCCCGACAGTCCCGAACTGGTGGTGGATCACAGCCAGTTCGAAGACCGGATCTGGCCGGCGCTGGCGGCGCGCATCCCGGCCTTCGAACGTCTGCGGCCGGGAGCGTCGTGGGCGGGGCATTACGAGATGAACGTGTTCGACGCCAATGCCCTGATCGGCGCGGTGCCGCAAGTGCCCAATCTGTTGATGATCAACGGTTTCAGCGGCCACGGCCTGCAACAGGCGCCGGCCGCCGGGCGTGGTGTCGCCGAGTTGATCACCCATGGCCGGTTCACCAGCCTGGATCTTGGCCAGTTCACGCCCGAACGCGTGGCGGCCGGCGCCAGGCTGGTGGAACTGGCGGTGATCTGA
- a CDS encoding lipid A deacylase LpxR family protein, with translation MIRSVSAHLCGSLLAGFVVASFPLADAHAQDATSSGNTGSATTVVGTTDGTSDQPVDMAHDAEGGTFSLVFENDVVSNTDRHYTNGFRLSYMTAPGQEPEWLRKAAGLLPYTGFGGDIRVVWSLGQSMYTPGDTSLANPLLSDRPYAGWLYGSVGVVAETGGVLDQLELSLGVVGPSSLAEQTQKTIHDLIDSDDPQGWDTQLKDEPAIQLTYQKSWRALAAGSALGFAADVTPHAGFALGNVFTYANTGFTMRVGQDLPRDYGPPRISPSLPGSTYFRPTSNWGWYLFAGVDGRAVAQNIFLDGNTWKDSRSVDKKPLVGDLQAGLAITIGGTRFGYTHIFRTKEFDGQDEGDQFGAFSVSFNF, from the coding sequence ATGATCCGGTCCGTTTCAGCGCATCTCTGCGGCAGCCTGCTCGCAGGCTTCGTGGTCGCCAGTTTCCCCCTCGCAGATGCGCATGCTCAGGATGCGACATCCAGCGGCAACACCGGTTCCGCCACCACGGTGGTCGGCACCACCGACGGCACGTCGGACCAGCCGGTCGACATGGCCCATGACGCCGAAGGCGGCACCTTCAGTCTGGTGTTCGAAAACGATGTTGTTTCCAACACCGATCGCCACTACACTAACGGCTTCCGCCTGTCCTATATGACAGCCCCGGGCCAGGAGCCCGAATGGTTGCGCAAGGCAGCGGGGCTGCTGCCCTATACCGGCTTCGGCGGCGATATCCGGGTGGTCTGGTCGCTGGGCCAGAGCATGTATACCCCCGGTGATACCTCGCTTGCCAACCCGCTGCTGAGCGACCGGCCCTATGCCGGCTGGCTGTACGGCTCGGTGGGCGTGGTTGCAGAAACCGGCGGTGTGCTCGATCAGCTTGAACTGTCGCTGGGTGTGGTCGGCCCCTCGTCACTGGCCGAGCAGACCCAGAAGACCATCCATGACCTGATTGATTCCGACGATCCCCAGGGCTGGGACACCCAGTTGAAGGATGAACCCGCCATCCAGCTGACCTATCAGAAAAGCTGGCGTGCGCTGGCCGCCGGATCGGCCTTGGGCTTCGCGGCCGATGTCACCCCCCATGCGGGCTTCGCGCTGGGCAATGTCTTCACCTATGCCAATACCGGTTTCACCATGCGGGTGGGCCAGGATCTGCCGCGCGATTACGGGCCGCCACGGATCAGCCCCAGCCTGCCGGGATCGACCTATTTCCGCCCGACCAGCAATTGGGGCTGGTATCTGTTCGCCGGCGTCGACGGCCGCGCCGTCGCCCAGAACATCTTCCTGGACGGCAACACCTGGAAGGACAGCCGCAGCGTCGACAAGAAGCCGCTGGTCGGTGACCTTCAGGCCGGCCTCGCCATCACCATCGGCGGCACCCGCTTCGGCTATACCCACATCTTCCGGACCAAGGAATTCGACGGTCAGGATGAGGGTGATCAGTTCGGTGCGTTTTCAGTGTCGTTCAACTTCTAG
- a CDS encoding methyl-accepting chemotaxis protein has protein sequence MPSFRSLKIGTKLIIVERLAAEQESARAAREAERVRRDAATQRFLTEIGRVVSTLGSSASQMRSSAETMTSTADENSSRSASVAAAAEHATTNVQTIATASEELAASIREVGARTADTADVTRRAVAEAQTTDGIVQDLARTAQKIGDVVLLIQQIASQTNLLALNATIEAARAGEAGKGFAVGASEVKSLARQTSRATEEIQTQIDAITGATDRTVRRCHPLDFRHGQPGRAANDVRGAAGSLSEEAQRLRTLVDTYVTEIKAA, from the coding sequence ATGCCGTCCTTCCGCTCACTGAAGATCGGGACCAAGCTGATCATCGTCGAGCGCCTGGCCGCCGAGCAGGAATCCGCCCGTGCCGCACGGGAGGCCGAACGCGTCCGCCGCGATGCCGCCACCCAGCGCTTCCTGACCGAGATCGGCCGGGTGGTCTCGACGCTTGGCTCTTCCGCCAGCCAGATGCGGAGCAGCGCCGAGACCATGACCAGCACCGCCGACGAGAACAGCAGCCGCAGCGCCAGTGTCGCCGCCGCCGCCGAACACGCGACCACCAACGTTCAGACCATCGCGACCGCGTCGGAGGAACTCGCCGCCTCGATCCGCGAGGTGGGCGCGCGCACCGCCGACACCGCCGACGTCACCCGCCGCGCGGTGGCCGAGGCCCAGACCACCGACGGCATCGTTCAGGATCTGGCCCGCACCGCCCAGAAGATCGGCGATGTGGTGCTGCTGATCCAGCAGATCGCTTCGCAGACCAATCTTCTGGCCCTGAACGCCACGATCGAGGCCGCGCGCGCCGGCGAGGCCGGCAAGGGCTTCGCGGTCGGCGCCTCGGAAGTGAAGAGCCTCGCCCGCCAGACCAGCCGTGCGACCGAGGAGATCCAGACCCAGATCGACGCGATCACCGGCGCCACCGACCGTACCGTCCGTCGGTGCCATCCGCTCGATTTCCGGCACGGTCAACCCGGCCGGGCCGCCAACGACGTCCGCGGTGCCGCAGGCTCGCTGTCGGAAGAAGCCCAGCGGCTCCGCACCCTGGTCGACACTTACGTGACGGAAATCAAGGCCGCCTGA
- a CDS encoding MOSC domain-containing protein, translating to MMMTLPPIDIAIPAIFAGPVRPLGPKAVPSAIDRQPVAGPVWLGPLGIVGDGRGDRRHHGGPEKALHHYAFDHYPWWRQRLDADGPDAPPPLTALLSHPGAFGENLTSTGLTETDICIGDRFRLGQTVIEVSQGRQPCFRLNLRFGRPDMSRGVQTSHRTGWYYRVIRPGRIAPGDRLVLIARPQPLWPLARVLAVLNGRHPDPARAMADLPQPEISTTGLKSLAALPQLASSWRDLARKRLASGRIEDQRRRLDGA from the coding sequence ATGATGATGACCCTGCCCCCGATCGACATCGCCATTCCGGCGATCTTCGCAGGCCCGGTGCGGCCGCTCGGCCCCAAAGCCGTCCCCTCGGCGATCGACCGGCAGCCGGTCGCAGGGCCGGTCTGGCTGGGGCCGCTCGGCATCGTCGGCGACGGCCGCGGTGACCGGCGACACCATGGCGGGCCGGAAAAGGCCCTGCATCATTATGCCTTCGACCATTATCCCTGGTGGCGGCAGCGGCTGGATGCCGACGGCCCCGATGCGCCACCACCGCTGACAGCCCTGCTGTCGCACCCCGGCGCCTTCGGCGAGAACCTGACCAGTACCGGCCTGACCGAAACCGATATCTGTATCGGCGACCGTTTCCGGCTGGGCCAGACGGTGATCGAGGTCTCGCAGGGGCGCCAGCCCTGCTTCCGGCTGAACCTGCGCTTCGGCCGCCCCGACATGTCCCGCGGCGTGCAGACCAGCCACCGCACCGGCTGGTATTACCGGGTGATCCGGCCGGGCCGCATCGCGCCCGGCGACCGGCTGGTGCTGATCGCGCGGCCGCAGCCGCTCTGGCCGCTGGCCCGGGTGCTGGCGGTGCTGAACGGCCGCCATCCCGATCCCGCACGCGCCATGGCCGATCTGCCGCAACCGGAGATTTCAACCACAGGTCTCAAGAGCCTTGCAGCATTGCCGCAATTGGCATCATCCTGGCGGGATCTCGCCCGCAAGCGCCTCGCCTCGGGCCGGATCGAGGATCAGCGCCGCCGGCTCGACGGCGCCTGA
- a CDS encoding DUF3574 domain-containing protein: MRHKPAMRHRPVMAAIGLALLLGACAGGPPRPGASQAVGLPHGASPACLDSDARMIRAQLFFGLSRPDGRPPVTAADFDGFVDQTVSPAFPDGFTIIETTGGWRDTETGQTIREAGRSLILLADGPAPALRQRLDTLRRDYMTRFDQQAVGLALDTACVSF, from the coding sequence ATGCGCCATAAGCCTGCCATGCGCCACCGACCTGTCATGGCCGCCATCGGCCTCGCTCTTCTGCTCGGTGCCTGCGCCGGCGGGCCGCCGCGCCCCGGCGCATCCCAGGCCGTCGGCCTTCCCCATGGCGCCTCACCCGCCTGCCTCGATAGCGATGCGCGCATGATCCGCGCCCAGTTGTTCTTCGGCCTCAGCCGACCAGACGGGCGCCCGCCGGTGACCGCCGCCGATTTCGACGGCTTTGTCGACCAGACGGTCAGCCCGGCCTTCCCCGACGGGTTCACGATCATCGAAACCACCGGCGGCTGGCGCGACACCGAAACCGGCCAGACGATCCGCGAGGCGGGACGCAGCCTCATCCTGCTGGCCGACGGCCCGGCCCCGGCGCTGCGCCAGCGGCTCGATACCCTGCGCCGCGATTACATGACCCGGTTCGATCAGCAGGCCGTGGGGCTGGCGCTCGACACCGCCTGCGTCAGCTTTTAG
- a CDS encoding DMT family transporter: protein MFTALLWGGGALATAFQAGPVPALVSVGYRMVTAGLLMMLWARWRGVTLTVPRADRPWVLVQGVLFFGLAFIAFYNAVRLIPSGPAALVLSTSSVFAALFGRLVLGTRLTIRHGLGLGLGILGVAVVFSGDILTLIAGNGLAGSRGGTTGDATAVVAGLAWAALAAIAAGFGTVIGARNQGRGLAMETVITWGGLIGGATAFAAAILSGQPIRFDPSLRYVASLAYLAVPASCVNFLVYFSLVRRIGPGRAAYAMALVPLVALSLSWGFEGLVLTPVILAGAAIILAGNVLVLRR from the coding sequence ATGTTCACAGCGCTGCTCTGGGGTGGTGGCGCGCTGGCCACAGCCTTTCAAGCCGGCCCCGTTCCGGCCCTGGTCTCGGTCGGCTATCGGATGGTGACCGCCGGGCTGCTGATGATGCTGTGGGCGCGGTGGCGGGGCGTGACGCTGACGGTGCCGCGCGCCGACCGGCCCTGGGTGCTGGTTCAGGGCGTGCTGTTCTTCGGCCTCGCCTTCATCGCCTTCTACAACGCCGTGCGGCTGATCCCCAGCGGTCCGGCGGCGCTGGTGCTGTCGACCTCATCGGTGTTCGCGGCCCTGTTCGGCCGGCTGGTGCTGGGCACGCGGCTGACCATCCGCCACGGCCTGGGCCTGGGCCTGGGCATCCTGGGCGTGGCCGTGGTGTTTTCCGGCGACATCCTGACGCTGATCGCCGGCAACGGGCTGGCCGGGAGCCGTGGCGGCACGACAGGTGACGCCACCGCCGTTGTTGCCGGCCTCGCCTGGGCAGCGCTGGCCGCCATTGCCGCCGGTTTCGGCACGGTGATCGGCGCCCGCAATCAAGGCCGGGGCCTTGCCATGGAAACGGTGATCACATGGGGCGGGCTGATCGGCGGCGCCACCGCCTTTGCCGCCGCCATCCTGTCGGGCCAGCCGATCCGCTTCGATCCGTCGCTGCGCTATGTGGCCAGCCTCGCCTATCTGGCCGTGCCGGCATCCTGCGTGAATTTCCTGGTCTATTTCAGCCTGGTGCGGCGCATCGGTCCCGGGCGCGCCGCCTATGCCATGGCCCTGGTGCCGCTGGTGGCGCTCAGCCTGTCCTGGGGGTTCGAAGGGCTGGTGCTGACCCCGGTCATCCTGGCGGGCGCCGCGATCATCCTGGCCGGCAATGTGCTGGTGCTGCGGCGGTGA
- a CDS encoding PadR family transcriptional regulator produces the protein MTSAPTAQAATRAVPKPVPDFTSRAYWAGTIKMSLSKFFILRVLHDGPMHGYDIARTVERITRGCCSPTEGTIYPVLRDFEAGGYVTVRAELVSGRERRVYTLTDRGHQAFQVAVEAWMEVTRALIDAGAVAGHDLPATARPDDPACC, from the coding sequence ATGACCAGCGCCCCCACTGCCCAAGCCGCCACCCGTGCCGTGCCGAAACCGGTGCCCGACTTCACCAGCCGGGCCTATTGGGCCGGCACGATCAAGATGAGCCTGTCGAAGTTCTTCATCCTGCGCGTGCTGCATGACGGCCCGATGCATGGCTATGACATCGCCCGCACGGTTGAGCGGATCACCCGGGGCTGCTGCTCGCCCACCGAAGGCACGATCTATCCGGTGCTGCGCGATTTCGAGGCCGGCGGCTATGTCACCGTCCGCGCCGAACTGGTCTCGGGCCGCGAACGGCGGGTCTATACCCTCACCGATCGCGGCCATCAGGCCTTTCAGGTGGCGGTGGAGGCGTGGATGGAGGTCACCCGCGCGCTGATCGATGCCGGCGCGGTCGCCGGCCACGATCTGCCCGCCACAGCCCGGCCTGACGACCCCGCCTGCTGCTGA